In Rutidosis leptorrhynchoides isolate AG116_Rl617_1_P2 chromosome 2, CSIRO_AGI_Rlap_v1, whole genome shotgun sequence, one genomic interval encodes:
- the LOC139889949 gene encoding uncharacterized protein: MVHSRSVKCYWLFVMQQKILSFYKRKPDTTNNTNEESKRAKASTSDIKQNRNEPEVQVTETHEPNVETTDLNSLERDPGKRKRMWDYPKNEREKIRRDYLKMGPYQIHLQEYPSKGSKKQAHRFQYSWFKFFSNWLEYSPTKDAVYCFLCYLFEDKQNVHNGGDAFTVKGFNSWKKVNDGKRSHIDSIIEKQSKEKVLQNRSRLKATVDIVRWLTFQACAFRGHDETRNSKNRGNFLELLELLASYNDELVNVVLENAPYNSQYIAASIQKEILGIIANKGRKHIRSEVGDSYFCVMVDESRDKSKKEQMAIVLRFVDNDGVIRERFLDLIHVSDTTSVTLKTCLWKHLLLYEFDTSKICGQGYDGASNMRGEWNGLQALIRKECPFAYYVHCFAHRLQLALVAASREVIPVHQFFSNLTFITNVICASSKRHDELQKAKSIEIKHLLELGEIETSKGGHQVGTLKRAGDTRWGSNFHSVCNMLNMFNATREVLKSIIEDGSYSSQRAEADTAYRYLISFEFVFILHLVKEIMGRTDILSQALLKKTQDIVNAIRLVSTTKRSLNEFRNDCWDSLFEKELDSRFNEQAMELLTLGSLLLPTKDIIELIENPKFKDVSTIAQLCTSLAETNKCEPYYLIDRLIRLILTLPVSTATTERGFSAMKIFKNRLRNKMSDDFLASNLVVYIEKDIAQRFDSASVISDFKDLKGRRAEL; the protein is encoded by the exons ATGGTTCACAGTAG GAGTGTCAAGTGTTATTGGCTTTTTGTAATGCAACAAAAAATTCTTTCGTTTTACAAGAGGAAACCTGACACAACAAACAACACAAATGAAGAGAGTAAACGTGCTAAAGCTTCAACAAGTGATATCAAACAAAATCGAAACGAACCAGAGGTCCAAGTTACTGAAACACACGAGCCGAATGTTGAGACAACGGATCTTAATTCTTTAGAAAGAGATCCTGGAAAGAGAAAACGTATGTGGGACTATCCAAAAAATGAAAGGGAAAAAATTAGAAGAGATTATTTAAAAATGGGCCCATATCAAATTCATTTGCAAGAATACCCTAGCAAAGGTTCAAAGAAACAAGCTCATAGGTTTCAATATTCATGGTTTAAATTTTTTTCTAATTGGTTAGAGTATTCACCTACAAAAGATGCCGTGTATTGCTTTCTATGTTACTTATTCGAAGACAAACAGAATGTGCATAATGGAGGAGATGCGTTTACAGTCAAAGGATTTAATAGTTGGAAAAAGGTGAATGATGGGAAAAGAT CACACATTGACAGTATCATAGAGAAACAAAGCAAAGAGAAAGTTTTACAGAATCGTTCACGGCTAAAAGCTACAGTTGACATAGTTCGTTGGTTGACTTTTCAGGCATGTGCTTTTCGAGGACACGATGAAACTAGAAACTCAAAGAATAGAGGTAATTTTCTGGAGTTGTTAGAACTTTTAGCGTCATATAATGATGAACTTGTCAATGTTGTGTTGGAGAACGCCCCATATAACTCTCAATATATAGCAGCGTCGATCCAAAAAGAAATTTTAGGAATCATTGCAAATAAGGGTCGAAAACATATTCGCAGTGAAGTGGGTGATTCGTACTTTTGTGTCATGGTTGATGAATCACGAGATAAGTCCAAAAAGGAGCAAATGGCTATAGTTCTAAGGTTTGTTGATAATGATGGTGTGATTAGAGAACGATTTTTGGATCTTATACATGTTAGCGATACTACATCAGTAACCCTTAAGACATGTTTATGGAAACATCTTTTGCTTTACGAGTTTGATACTAGTAAAATTTGTGGCCAAGGTTATGATGGTGCGAGTAACATGAGAGGGGAGTGGAATGGGTTACAAGCGCTTATTCGTAAAGAATGTCCTTTTGCATACTATGTTCATTGTTTTGCACATAGATTGCAACTTGCCTTAGTTGCTGCTTCACGAGAAGTTATACCGGTTCATCAATTTTTCTCAAATTTGACTTTCATTACTAATGTCATTTGTGCATCTAGTAAGCGCCACGATGAGTTACAAAAAGCTAAGTCAATTGAGATTAAACATTTATTGGAATTAGGTGAAATCGAAACAAGTAAGGGAGGTCATCAAGTTGGGACTTTAAAACGAGCTGGTGATACACGTTGGGGTTCTAATTTTCATTCTGTTTGTAACATGCTTAACATGTTTAATGCCACCCGTGAAGTTCTTAAGAGTATTATTGAAGATGGATCGTACTCATCTCAACGTGCTGAAGCTGATACGGCTTACAGGTATCTCATATCATTTGAGTTTGTATTTATTTTGCACTTAGTAAAGGAAATAATGGGAAGGACTGATATTCTGTCTCAAGCTCTTCTAAAGAAAACTCAAGATATTGTTAATGCCATCCGTCTTGTGTCAACAACAAAGAGAAGCCTTAATGAATTCAGAAATGATTGTTGGGATTCGCTATTTGAAAAG GAGCTCGACAGTAGATTCAATGAGCAAGCCATGGAATTGTTAACTCTTGGCTCTTTATTACTGCCTACAAAAGATAT AATTGAATTGATTGAAAACCCAAAGTTTAAAGATGTTTCTACTATCGCTCAACTATGCACAAGTCTTGCAGAAACTAACAAGTGTGAGCCGTATTATTTGATTGACCGATTGATCAGACTCATTTTGACACTTCCTGTTTCAACTGCTACGACTGAGAGGGGATTTTCAGCGATGAAAATATTTAAAAATCGACTTCGCAACAAGATGTCTGATGATTTTCTGGCATCTAACTTGGTGGTTTACATAGAAAAAGATATTGCTCAAAGATTTGATTCAGCGTCTGTCATAAGTGACTTTAAAGACCTAAAAGGTCGTCGTGCCGagttgtag